One genomic region from Halobacteriovorax vibrionivorans encodes:
- a CDS encoding UDP-2,3-diacylglucosamine diphosphatase, translating into MADYVISDIHVKWDMTNSEPLKKFLEIDFKPEDRIYFLGDIFDLMVGSYDEYEGHYDWFFTRIKELAKAGLKIFYIQGNHDFHIEELLAKSGIIVKSKPFVEIINGQKVLFCHGDEIEIENFNYKIWRAFIRSYPLALISKYIFNYKIVKKIGDYLSQKSRNRNEKRYGETQKNDHIRDKFRQSALIASKSYNVDIIICGHSHYMDSYHGDSFEYYNCGFVPATMKYLKITERYELLPL; encoded by the coding sequence ATGGCCGATTATGTAATTTCAGATATTCATGTCAAATGGGATATGACCAATTCTGAACCACTTAAAAAATTCTTAGAAATTGACTTTAAACCAGAAGATCGTATTTATTTTCTAGGAGATATATTTGATTTAATGGTGGGAAGCTATGATGAGTATGAGGGACACTATGATTGGTTCTTTACTCGTATAAAAGAATTAGCAAAGGCCGGTCTTAAAATATTCTATATCCAAGGTAATCACGACTTTCATATTGAAGAGCTCTTGGCCAAGAGTGGGATAATAGTAAAATCTAAGCCTTTTGTTGAAATTATCAACGGCCAGAAGGTTCTCTTTTGTCATGGTGACGAAATTGAAATTGAAAATTTTAATTACAAAATATGGCGTGCATTTATTAGAAGTTATCCATTGGCCTTAATTTCAAAATATATTTTCAATTATAAAATTGTGAAAAAAATTGGGGATTATTTATCTCAAAAAAGTAGAAATAGAAATGAGAAACGCTACGGAGAAACTCAAAAAAACGATCATATACGTGATAAGTTTCGTCAATCTGCTTTGATTGCCAGTAAAAGTTATAATGTCGACATTATAATATGTGGCCATAGTCATTATATGGATAGTTACCATGGTGATAGTTTTGAATATTATAATTGTGGTTTTGTACCTGCTACAATGAAATACTTAAAAATTACAGAAAGGTATGAATTATTACCGCTCTAA